The segment TCGAGGCCCAGCTCAATCCGCCCGCCCTGGGCATCAACCTCTTCGGCCATCCCGAAGCGGACGAGCTCTTTGCCGAGCTGGCCGCCCTGCCCGAGGTTCTGGACATTGAGGGGATGAGCTTTGCCCTGCCGCCGGGCACAGCCTTGGAGGATGAGCCCGACCCGCCCCTGGCCCGACAATCCTTTGCCGCCCGGCAGGTGATCGAAGGCCTCAATCCTTCAGGCTGGCCCGGGCCGGTGTGGGACGCCTGCGCCGGACGCGGGGGCAAGACCCGCATCCTGCGCGAAAAGAACATCGAGGTCCTGGCCTCGGACATCCACCGGGGACGGCTGGCCGCCCTGAAGCGCCAACTGCCCGAAGTGGAAACATTTGCCGCCGACGCGGTCGCGGACACGCCGCCGAGACAGCCCGGCACCGTGCTCCTCGACCTGCCCTGCTCGGGCCTTGGCGTACTCTCGCGCAGACCGGATACCAAGTGGAAACGCTCGCCCCGCGACCTCGACGATCTGGTCCGGCTCCAGACCGCCATCCTGGACAACGCGGCAGCCCAGGTCCGGCCGGGCGGTGCCCTGGCCATCGTCACCTGCACCCTCAACCCGGACGAAAATCAGGGGCTGGTCCGCGCCTTTCTGGCCTCCCACCCCGGCGCCTCGCTGCACACCGAGTGGACCACCCCGCCGGATTCACCCCTCAACGAGTTCTTCTACGGCGCTCTGGTGGACCTGGGCTGACCCGGGCAGGCTGCATCGGGGAGCCTCCGGCCGCCCCTTCGGAGGGACCAGGGCGCTGGTCAACAAGCCGGATTTACGGCCCCGCGCGAAGCGCCGCCAAAAAGTTTGGGGAAAGGAGGGAGTGGGGGGCCGGAGACGATTCCTTCCTCCCCCCCCCCCCTACAGCGCCCCCTCGAGACGAAGCAGACGTTCCTTGAGCTTGATGCCGCCCTCGCCGGAAAAGCCTGTCAGCTTGCCCGAGGCCCCCACCACCCGGTGGCAGGGATAAATCAAAGGAAAGGGATTGGTGGCCATGGCCCGCCCGACAGCCCGGGCGGCCTGTGGTTTTCCCATCTCGGCGGCCAGCTCGCCGTAGGTGCGCATGGTCCCCCGAGGCACCCGGGCCAGGACCTCCAGGGCGGCCCTCTGGAATCCGGTCAGCCCGGAGAGGTCGTAAGGCAGGGCGGGCCAATCGGGATCCAGGCCGGACACGTAGCGGAAGAGCGCCTGCTTGAGCAGTCTGGCCTCGTCAGAGAGGACGTGCGACTCGGCCACGGCAGTGGCCCAGTGGACGTTGAGCCGGACAAGGCGCCCGCTTTCCCAGGTCAGGGACAGGGCCAGGGGATCTGCGACGATGCATTCCTTCATGGCAATTCTCCTTTGCTTTCCGTTGAAAACCATGCAGACGCCCCGGCAGCCGGACCCCAGAGCCTGCCCTGGCGGATGTCGGCCGCGTCCAGATGGGCGCGCACCGCGTTGTGCAGGGCGCGCATGTTCCCGGCCCAGGCCGGGGCTAGCAGCTCGCCCTGGGCCGGATTGGCGTTGAGCCGGTGGACCACCGTGGTCGGGGCGAGGCGCTCCAGGGCGTGGCCCAGCTGTTCGAGATACTCGTCCCGGGTCAAAGGCTCGTATTCGCCCTGCGCATGGAGCCGGGCCAACCGAGTGCCACGGGCCACATACACGTTATGGAACTTGATGCCCTGCACGGGCAAGGCATTGACGAAGTCCACTGTGGCTGCCAGATGCCCGCGCCCTTCGCGCCCCCCCGGCGTGGGCAGCCCGGCCATGACGTGAGCCACCACGGTCAGCCCACGCCCGGCAGCCGCACGGGCCGCATCGGCAAAGGCCGCCGCATCGTGCCCCCGGCCGACGTGGGCCAGAGTGGCGTCGTCGGCCGACTGCAACCCAAGCTCCAGGGTCAGGTCGGCCAGACCCAGAGCCTTGCGCCGCTCGGCAAGCAGATCGAGCTTGTCGGAGTCCAGGCAATCGGGCCGGGTTCCAATGCTAAGCGCCACCAGCCCGGGAAGCCCCGCCAGGGCGTCCAGGGTCCGGGCCAGCCGCGACACCGGGCCGTGGGTGTTGGAAAAGGATTGCAGGTAGGCCGTGTACCGCTCAACCCCGCCCCGCCGGGCATGGACCGAACGCCAGAAGGCCCATTGGGCCGGAATGTCGAGCCCCTGGGACAACAGCCCCGAACCCGAGCCCGAGGGGTTGCAGAAAACGCAGCCGTCGACGGAAAGGGTTCCGTCCCGATTGGGACAGGAAAATCCGGCATCCAGAGGAATCTTGAGGACTCTTCCTCCGAAGAGCTGGCGCAGATGAGTGGAAAGGGCGTGGAATCTTTTCATGCTTTTTAGAAAAAGTTGAGAAAAAAAGAGCCAAGCCGGGTCCAGCGTATTGCCTGGGCTGATTTCATTTGGTACGAATCCCTAGCTGAAATGAGACGCTAGCGCACTTCCAGGTCATTGGAAAGTGTCTCCGAGCATATACGTCACACTGTGATTTGAAGGGAACGGGGGTTGCATGGGAAGCCTGCTCAACAAAATTATCGGATCTTTCTCCAATGATCTCGCCATCGACCTGGGGACAGCCAACACGTTGGTCTATGTCAAGGGCAAGGGCGTGATGCTCTCCGAGCCCTCTGTGGTGGCGGTCAAAAAAGACTCCCGCGGCGGCAAGGCCGTGCTGGCGGTCGGCTCCGAGGCCAAAAAGATGCTCGGCCGCACCCCGGGCAACATCGTGGCCATCCGGCCCATGAAGGATGGCGTCATCGCCGACTTCGAGGTGACAGAGGC is part of the Pseudodesulfovibrio alkaliphilus genome and harbors:
- a CDS encoding transcription antitermination factor NusB, which encodes MSPRTPKPLPPARRIALEALSRCLLSGLDIQAALDTALTVRPTDPRDSGLATETAYGYLRHKGRVEHLLARFLKDPSKLPPKMRLAMGVAAYEIVFLDKVPAYASVDWAVEFAKTKPDARLSGLFNAVLRRVAELGETAHDPDFYRKDASGPEFLTRWYSCPQWLTDLWRRNYGEEDARAYLEAQLNPPALGINLFGHPEADELFAELAALPEVLDIEGMSFALPPGTALEDEPDPPLARQSFAARQVIEGLNPSGWPGPVWDACAGRGGKTRILREKNIEVLASDIHRGRLAALKRQLPEVETFAADAVADTPPRQPGTVLLDLPCSGLGVLSRRPDTKWKRSPRDLDDLVRLQTAILDNAAAQVRPGGALAIVTCTLNPDENQGLVRAFLASHPGASLHTEWTTPPDSPLNEFFYGALVDLG
- a CDS encoding TIGR01212 family radical SAM protein (This family includes YhcC from E. coli K-12, an uncharacterized radical SAM protein.); this encodes MKRFHALSTHLRQLFGGRVLKIPLDAGFSCPNRDGTLSVDGCVFCNPSGSGSGLLSQGLDIPAQWAFWRSVHARRGGVERYTAYLQSFSNTHGPVSRLARTLDALAGLPGLVALSIGTRPDCLDSDKLDLLAERRKALGLADLTLELGLQSADDATLAHVGRGHDAAAFADAARAAAGRGLTVVAHVMAGLPTPGGREGRGHLAATVDFVNALPVQGIKFHNVYVARGTRLARLHAQGEYEPLTRDEYLEQLGHALERLAPTTVVHRLNANPAQGELLAPAWAGNMRALHNAVRAHLDAADIRQGRLWGPAAGASAWFSTESKGELP
- a CDS encoding methylated-DNA--[protein]-cysteine S-methyltransferase, whose product is MKECIVADPLALSLTWESGRLVRLNVHWATAVAESHVLSDEARLLKQALFRYVSGLDPDWPALPYDLSGLTGFQRAALEVLARVPRGTMRTYGELAAEMGKPQAARAVGRAMATNPFPLIYPCHRVVGASGKLTGFSGEGGIKLKERLLRLEGAL